ATACTCTTTTAATTCTGCTTCTTCTCCATATCCACATAAGACACCAACAGAATTAACTTTTGATTCTTGTGCACAAATTAAGTCTAGTTTTGTATCTCCAATCATCCATACATTATGCTTTTTTTCATCATAATTCATTAAATCTAGAGTTTTTAAAATTGGTTCAGGATGTGGTTTTGGATTTTCTACATTTTCTCTACCTGTTATGTGCTCAAAATAGTCTAAAATATTTAAGTGTTTTAATAAAGGAGTTGTATATAAAGCAGTTTTTGTAGTAACAATTGAAAGTCTAGCAAATTTTGATGCAAAATCAAGGCACTCTATTACTTCTTCTAAGAGTTTTGTTTGTTCTATCGAAACAGTTTTATATTTTTGTTTATATGCGTCAACAAAATCCCAAACTTTTAAATCATCAACCCCTAAATCTTTGTACATAATATCAAGGGGATAACCTATTAATTTTTTAATATCTTCATCTTCTCCTTGAAAATCATATGCAAGTTCATCAAAAGTATGTCTAAAGCAACTTATAATAGCAGTAGTTGAATCAATTAATGTTCCATCTAAATCAAATAATATAATATTGTTTTCTTTCAAATTTATTCCTTATTTATTTTTTCCCAATGTATTTGATTGTGCATTATACCTAAAAATGTTGGTTCAATATTTTTAATATCTTTGTTAACAACAGTAATTGAGTTTGGTATAAATAAAAATAAATAAGGCAAATCATTGGTTATTTGTCTAAATATTTTTTTGTATATCTTAGAAAGTTCTTTTTTATTTATAGTTTTAGCGCCTTTTTCTATTAACTCATCAAGCTCTTTATTCTTATAACTTGTAAAATTAAATCTTCCTATTTCTTGTGAATTGCTATGCCAGATAGGATATGCATCTGGCATCAAAGGCAGTGACCAAGCAAGAAGAAGTGTTTCAAATTTTCTTGGGTGAACAACTGTATTTAAAAAAGCCTGCCATTCTAATACTCTAATCTTAACTTTTACTCCTACTTTTTTTAGTTGATGTTGTAAAATTTGAGCTGCATTTATTCTTATATCATTTCCTGTATTTGTTGTTAATTCAAACTCCAATGGATTATTTTTGTCATAACCTGCTTCTTTTAATAACTCTTTTGCTTTTTTTATATCTTGTTTTATAGGTTTAATAGACTCATCATAAGCAAAAGTTCCAGGTAAAAATGGACCGTTACAAACTTTACCATGACCAAAGAATAAAATATCAACCATCTCTTGTCTATTTATTGCTAAAGAGAGTGCTTTTCTAACTTTTATATCTTGAAATTTTTTATTTTTTAGATTAAATGCCATATATGTATATGAAAAGGCAGGCTCTTCAATTATTTGATAATTTTTATAAAATTCTTTGTTAACTTGTCTGTCAATTTGAATAGGAGTTAAAGAAGAAACATCTAGTTTTTGTTGTTTTAACATTAAAAATGATGTTGTTGTATCAGGATAAAATTTATAATGTATTTTATCAATTTTAGGTTTTCCTTCAAAGTATTTTTCATTTGCATTTAAGACAATATCTGAAGAGTTTTTTAATGAATTTAGTTTATAAGGTCCTGTTCCAATAGGATTTTTATTAAATTTACTTGTCATTAAATCTTTTTCATCTTTTAAAAGGTGATAAGGTAAAAGACCAATTAACCAAATTTCTAAAGCTTTAAAGTAAGGTTCTTTATACTCTATTTGTAGTTTATATTTATCTAAAACTTCTACACTTTTAACTTTTTTATAGTTTGAAGCAATTGAAGTATAAACCTTAGGATTCTTAATAGTTTCATATGTAAATAAAGCATCTTTTGCAGTAACTTCAACTCCATCATGCCAAAGAACACCTTGTTTTAGTTCTATTATTAGTTTTGTATCAGTTTGAAAATAGAATTTTTTTGCAATATCAGATACAATATTTCCATGCTTATCATATTTTAATAATCCATTAAAAAGCCACTGACTAATTTGACTGCTTGCGCTATCATTTGATAATATGGGATTTAATCTACTAGGACTTGAGCTAATAGAAAGATTTAATGTACTTGCAAATAAAAAATTAAAACTAAATAGAATTAAAAGAATTATTTTTTTCATAATGTATTGTAGTGTTTTTTCTTAAAAAAGTGCATAAAAAAAGGAAGCAAGTAATTTGCTTCCTTATAAACTTTTAATAAAAACAAGCTTTTTTAAACTAGTTGGATTGTATTTTTTTATGTTTATTTATGCTACATTTTTTAGAAAGTTTTCTTCTTTTTTCATAATCTCTTTTATAAATATACCGAATTCTTTCAAAATTGTTTGTTTTGAATTAATTATTATATCTTCACTGAAGTTATTAATCCAAGCTTTGGGATGCTTATTAAAGAACTCTTTTCTTATTTTAAGAAATTTATTTACTTCATCTATATTATCAATTTTATATGACTCAACTATTAATAATGATAAATAGTAAAGATATTGAAATTCAAATCCTACAAAATCATCGGGAAAGTGATTTAAGTCTTGAACTTCAATTCCTACTTCAGAATAATAATCTCTTACTTGGTAAGTGAATTTTCCCATAAGTAGATTTTCATCTAATCTGTAAGAAGATTCAAAAGGCATAGCTAAAGGTTTTTCAGGTCCTATAAATAGTCTATTGTAGTCCCATCTTGCTTCATTTACCATATTATTATTTAACTTTTCAATCAATTGAATAAAGTTACTATTTTTTAGATCCATGTTTAGATCATTTGATTTTATTTTAAAGGAAGTTACATTTTCACTTGTCCATTGATTAAAGAAAAGTATTCTTAATAAATCATAGGCTTTTGACAATTCTTCGCAATCTTTAACTATCTTTTCCATTTTGAATCCTTATTTTTCTTCTTTGTTCTCTTCTTTTATTATATTCTGTTTTTTTAATCTTTCGTACCAATAAATATGGTGTTTCTTAATATGATCAATACTCATTTCACCTGTTTGAAACATTGCTTTAAATGCAGGTAGATTTGATGGTAATAATGCAAATAGAATATGTGTTATTAATATAAATCCTAACATTACAAAACTAAATGAGTGAATAGTAGATACAAGTTCAGCAGTTCTTAACTCTAATGCACCTGCATATATACTTTTGTAAACTAAGATGAATCCTGTAACTATTAATACTGTAACAAAAAAGTACATA
The window above is part of the Malaciobacter marinus genome. Proteins encoded here:
- a CDS encoding HAD family hydrolase is translated as MKENNIILFDLDGTLIDSTTAIISCFRHTFDELAYDFQGEDEDIKKLIGYPLDIMYKDLGVDDLKVWDFVDAYKQKYKTVSIEQTKLLEEVIECLDFASKFARLSIVTTKTALYTTPLLKHLNILDYFEHITGRENVENPKPHPEPILKTLDLMNYDEKKHNVWMIGDTKLDLICAQESKVNSVGVLCGYGEEAELKEYTNFITKSSFDAVKLISNICK
- a CDS encoding peptide-binding protein, giving the protein MKKIILLILFSFNFLFASTLNLSISSSPSRLNPILSNDSASSQISQWLFNGLLKYDKHGNIVSDIAKKFYFQTDTKLIIELKQGVLWHDGVEVTAKDALFTYETIKNPKVYTSIASNYKKVKSVEVLDKYKLQIEYKEPYFKALEIWLIGLLPYHLLKDEKDLMTSKFNKNPIGTGPYKLNSLKNSSDIVLNANEKYFEGKPKIDKIHYKFYPDTTTSFLMLKQQKLDVSSLTPIQIDRQVNKEFYKNYQIIEEPAFSYTYMAFNLKNKKFQDIKVRKALSLAINRQEMVDILFFGHGKVCNGPFLPGTFAYDESIKPIKQDIKKAKELLKEAGYDKNNPLEFELTTNTGNDIRINAAQILQHQLKKVGVKVKIRVLEWQAFLNTVVHPRKFETLLLAWSLPLMPDAYPIWHSNSQEIGRFNFTSYKNKELDELIEKGAKTINKKELSKIYKKIFRQITNDLPYLFLFIPNSITVVNKDIKNIEPTFLGIMHNQIHWEKINKE
- a CDS encoding TorD/DmsD family molecular chaperone, coding for MEKIVKDCEELSKAYDLLRILFFNQWTSENVTSFKIKSNDLNMDLKNSNFIQLIEKLNNNMVNEARWDYNRLFIGPEKPLAMPFESSYRLDENLLMGKFTYQVRDYYSEVGIEVQDLNHFPDDFVGFEFQYLYYLSLLIVESYKIDNIDEVNKFLKIRKEFFNKHPKAWINNFSEDIIINSKQTILKEFGIFIKEIMKKEENFLKNVA